The following are from one region of the Armatimonadia bacterium genome:
- a CDS encoding heparinase II/III family protein has product MQAHLLSFLFSAACLALVSVAAAAPVAPPAERIAQIAKMLPEQPQGLGRPASDRAAWDALAKNPALAEVVKNAEPLLTLPLPDRGDEFFLQYTKTGDRNNWQRVSGQRRGRVAPLVLAECIENKGRFIPALETLIKSLCEERTWVMSAHDGKLDNFNGKIVDIDLGSSGLGWSLAMADYLVGDKLSPECRALLKTNLRNRILVPFEDMVSGKRTPNWWMLTTNNWNAVCFAGAVGTALIEAESREERALFVATAEFCSQYFLSGFTADGYCTEGLGYWNYGFGHFVLLSEIVRQATGGQLELLALPEARKPAEFAANIQVINGVSPAFADCGVTAAPDSRTMYYLNRRFGFGLSQYDGIRIPLSPLQETMIYLFPNGVSQVSASATKATAPVRSWFDKAGILISRPQPGSDCQMGVALKGGNNNEHHNHNDVGSFVVVVGARPVLLDPGAETYTARTFSSHRYDSNLLNSYGHPVPVVAGQLQATGDASQGKVIKTQLTDDTDLLQLDIASAYRVPELESLVRTYEYSRKGAGSLTVKDEVAFKTPKTFSTALLTLGNWQQTGPNTLVAYHVEEAVTVEIDTGGKPFTLRTEEIKEDGSHPIRLGIDLNEPVTEATITVKIKPMANEAPDGGLLRNGDFELQGWCWDIPRDGRGVISQEQAAGGKYSLKVTDLDKNAGSNIRSARIAVAKPGKYALKGKIFHTQGNGVGMYMYYYDEAGTLLNQVDAQGNMAGIGTPQGAVGRWADFSFPFETPKGTKTMQIWIHSYTGAVVEAYLDDLQIVPVGR; this is encoded by the coding sequence ATGCAAGCCCATCTGCTATCCTTCCTGTTCTCTGCCGCCTGTCTTGCGCTGGTCTCCGTGGCCGCTGCAGCACCGGTCGCTCCCCCGGCCGAGCGCATCGCCCAGATCGCCAAGATGCTCCCGGAACAGCCCCAGGGCCTCGGGAGGCCTGCCAGTGACCGCGCAGCCTGGGACGCCCTGGCGAAGAACCCCGCCCTCGCCGAGGTGGTCAAGAACGCTGAACCCCTGCTGACTTTGCCGCTGCCCGACCGGGGTGACGAGTTCTTCCTCCAGTACACCAAGACCGGCGACCGCAACAACTGGCAACGAGTCTCGGGACAGCGCCGCGGTCGAGTCGCCCCTCTGGTCCTGGCCGAGTGCATCGAGAACAAGGGCCGCTTCATCCCTGCCCTGGAGACGCTCATCAAGTCCCTCTGCGAGGAGCGCACCTGGGTGATGTCGGCCCACGACGGCAAGCTGGACAACTTCAACGGCAAGATCGTTGACATCGACCTGGGCTCCTCCGGCCTCGGCTGGTCCCTGGCGATGGCTGACTACCTGGTCGGCGACAAGCTCTCGCCGGAGTGCCGGGCACTCCTGAAGACCAACCTCAGGAACCGCATCCTGGTGCCCTTCGAGGACATGGTCAGCGGCAAGCGCACGCCGAACTGGTGGATGCTGACCACCAACAACTGGAACGCGGTCTGCTTCGCCGGCGCCGTGGGCACTGCTCTGATCGAGGCCGAGTCTCGCGAGGAGCGTGCGCTGTTCGTCGCCACCGCCGAGTTTTGCTCCCAGTACTTCCTCTCCGGGTTCACGGCCGACGGCTACTGCACCGAGGGCCTCGGCTACTGGAACTACGGCTTCGGGCACTTCGTGCTGCTCTCAGAGATAGTGCGGCAGGCGACGGGCGGGCAGCTTGAGCTCCTGGCCCTTCCCGAGGCTCGCAAACCGGCGGAGTTCGCCGCGAACATCCAGGTCATCAACGGCGTATCCCCGGCCTTCGCCGACTGCGGCGTCACCGCTGCGCCCGACAGCCGCACGATGTACTACCTGAACCGGCGCTTCGGCTTCGGTCTCTCGCAGTACGACGGTATCCGGATCCCCCTGAGCCCGCTCCAGGAGACCATGATCTACCTGTTCCCCAACGGGGTCTCCCAGGTCTCTGCGTCTGCTACAAAGGCGACGGCGCCGGTCCGCTCGTGGTTTGACAAGGCGGGCATCCTCATCAGCCGCCCGCAGCCGGGAAGCGACTGCCAGATGGGCGTGGCCCTCAAGGGCGGCAACAACAACGAGCACCACAACCACAACGACGTCGGCTCCTTCGTGGTCGTCGTCGGTGCGCGGCCAGTGCTGCTCGATCCGGGTGCCGAGACCTACACGGCTCGCACCTTCAGCTCGCACCGCTATGACAGCAACCTGCTGAACTCCTACGGTCACCCGGTGCCGGTCGTTGCCGGGCAGCTCCAGGCTACCGGTGACGCGTCGCAGGGCAAGGTCATCAAGACCCAGCTCACCGACGACACCGACCTGCTGCAGTTGGATATCGCCTCGGCCTATCGAGTGCCCGAGCTTGAGAGCCTCGTGCGCACCTATGAGTACTCGCGGAAAGGCGCTGGGAGCCTGACCGTCAAGGACGAGGTCGCCTTCAAGACCCCCAAGACCTTCTCCACAGCCCTCCTCACCCTTGGCAACTGGCAGCAGACCGGCCCGAACACCCTCGTGGCCTACCACGTCGAGGAAGCCGTCACGGTGGAGATCGACACCGGCGGCAAGCCCTTCACGCTGCGCACCGAGGAGATCAAGGAGGACGGCTCGCATCCGATCCGTCTGGGCATCGACCTCAACGAGCCCGTAACTGAGGCCACGATAACGGTCAAGATCAAGCCCATGGCAAACGAAGCACCCGATGGCGGCCTCCTGCGGAACGGCGACTTCGAGCTTCAGGGCTGGTGCTGGGACATCCCGCGTGACGGTCGCGGCGTCATCTCCCAGGAGCAGGCCGCCGGCGGCAAGTACTCGCTGAAGGTCACCGACCTCGACAAGAACGCCGGATCGAACATCAGGTCGGCCCGCATCGCGGTCGCCAAGCCCGGCAAGTACGCGCTCAAGGGCAAGATCTTCCACACCCAGGGCAACGGCGTCGGCATGTATATGTACTACTATGACGAGGCCGGCACGTTGCTGAACCAGGTTGACGCCCAGGGCAACATGGCCGGTATCGGGACGCCTCAGGGCGCAGTCGGTCGCTGGGCCGACTTCTCCTTCCCCTTCGAGACGCCCAAGGGCACCAAGACCATGCAGATCTGGATCCACAGCTACACTGGCGCTGTCGTCGAAGCCTACCTCGACGACCTGCAGATCGTGCCCGTCGGCCGGTAA